One genomic window of Onychomys torridus chromosome 19, mOncTor1.1, whole genome shotgun sequence includes the following:
- the LOC118570369 gene encoding zinc finger protein 54-like isoform X2 has protein sequence MLENYSNLVYLENYCICDPVHQHVNNEKKSCQCHELGKMLHDHPKYALYRKSETTGNFNNYRCSNHRDPSIDSSNPDRHESVHSGEEFSKSKDCEKSLNLCSNLTQDQRLYTAKKEHKQGEYNDYFDSTFSHLQQKVYIGEKPHQCGNCGKYFSTASSLTEHQRIHTGEKPYKCKECDKCFTVKSTLTKHQRVHTGEKPYMCNICDKSFTQYSSLKTHQRLHTGEKPYKCKDCNRSFTHYSSFTRHQKTHSLEELYKCKECGKSFLELSHLKRHYRIHTGEKPYKCEVCDKSFTMSSNLRNHQKIHTREKFYKCRQCDKSFTQDSYLRIHQRIHTGERPYRCKECNKSFTECSTLRQHQKIHTGEKPYKCMECSKSFTRNSHLRTHQKLHTGERPCKCKECDMSFIQILNLRRHQKISTGEKNIIANNMM, from the coding sequence AGAACTACTGCATATGTGATCCTGTCCATCAACATGTGAATAATGAAAAGAAGTCTTGTCAGTGTCATGAGCTTGGCAAAATGCTTCATGACCACCCCAAATATGCACTTTATAGAAAAAGTGAAACTACAGGAAACTTTAATAACTATAGATGCAGTAATCACAGGGATCCCTCTATTGACTCATCAAACCCAGACAGACATGAAAGTGTGCACAGTGGAGAAGAATTTTCCAAATCTAAAGACTGTGAGAAATCTTTAAATTTGTGTTCTAACCTTACTCAAGATCAGAGACTCTATACTGCAAAGAAAGAGCACAAGCAGGGAGAATATAATGACTATTTTGACTCTACATTCAGTCATTTGCAACAAAAAGTCTACATTGGAGAGAAACCACACCAGTgtgggaactgtgggaaatactTCAGTACTGCTTCAAGCCTCACTgaacatcagagaattcatactggagagaagccttataaatgtaaagaatgtgaCAAATGCTTTACTGTGAAGTCAACTCTTACAAAGCACCagagagttcatactggagagaaaccctacatgTGCAACatttgtgacaaatcctttactcAGTACTCAAGCcttaaaacacatcaaagacttcatactggagagaagccttacaaatgCAAGGACTGCAACAGATCCTTTACTCACTATTCATCATTTACAAGACATCAGAAAACTCATTCTCTAGAGGAATTGTACAAATGCAAAGAATGTGGTAAATCCTTTCTTGAATTATCACATCTTAAAAGGCATTACAGAATCCATACTGGtgagaagccttacaaatgtgaggtatgtgacaaatcctttactaTGTCCTCAAATCTTAGAAatcatcagaaaattcatactaGAGAGAAATTTTACAAATGTAGgcaatgtgacaaatcctttacccagGACTCATATCTTAGaatacatcagagaattcatactggagagagaccttacagATGTAAGGAATGTAACAAATCTTTTACTGAGTGTTCAACTCTTAGacaacatcagaaaattcatactggagagaaaccttacaaatgtatggaatgtaGCAAGTCCTTCACCCGTAACTCACATCTGAGAACACATCAGAAACTTCATACTGGAGAAAGACCTTGCAAATGTAAAGAATGTGACATGTCCTTTATCCAGATTTTGaatcttagaagacatcagaaaattaGTACTGGTGAGAAAAATATCATTGCAAATAATATGATGTAG